Within the Emticicia oligotrophica DSM 17448 genome, the region TGAATATGGCGGTGCCGCTACTTATGTGGCTGAACACTCACCAACCAATGAAAGAGGTTACATGACTTCGTGGATTCAAATTACGGCAACGGCTGGTTTAATAGTATCGTTAATAGTTATTGCTATTACAAAGATTTCAATGAGTAAAGAATCTTTTGAAGAGTTTGGTTGGAGAATTCCTTTCTTATTCTCAATCGTAATGGTGGGAGTTTCTTATATTATTCGTAGAAATATGCATGAGTCACCGCTTTTCTCAAAGGCTAAAGCAGAAGGTAAAACTTCAACTAATCCATTGAAAGAATCGTTTGGTAAAAAATTAAATTTTAAGTTTGTTTTGTTGGCACTTCTAGGTGTTACAATGGGACAAGGTGTTGTTTGGTACACTGGTCAGTTTTACGCAATGTCATTTGTAGAAAAAATTATGAATGTGCCAAAAGAACAAGTAGATAGTATCATGATTTGGGGGCTTTGTTTAGGAACACCTTTCTTTGTAGTTTTTGGTTGGTTATCTGACCGAATTGGTCGTAAGTGGATTATGTTAGCGGGTATGTTGGTTGCCATCTTATCGTACCGTTCAATTTACTCAAAAATGTACGATACTGCCGATATTAAGAAGAAAACAGAAATTCTTGAAAAAACCACTTCAATTGCTGAATTAAAAGAAAATAAAAAGAATAAAAATGGTGGAGTCGATTCAGTTTATACGGTAACTAAAGCCTTTACCGATGGTACAACCTACAAAGAAGTAAAAACCAAAACTTTGAAAAATGGGGTAGTTGAGATAAATGAAAAAGATGGAAAACCGATTGTTGAAATCAAGAAAACAGTAACTATTAATGATACCGATAAGTGGACACTCATTTGGTTGATATTCGTACAGATGTTGTTTGTTACAATGGTTTATGGCCCAGTTGCAGCATTCTTAGTTGAGATGTTCCCTACTAAAATTCGTTATACTTCAATGTCTTTGCCTTACCACATTGGTAATGGTATTTTTGGTGGACTATTACCAGCGATTGCAACGTTTTTAGTATCAAATGCTACTAAATTAAATACAGATGCTGTTGAAGCTGGATTACCAAAAATCGTTGAACAACCTTATTTAGAAGGTCTTTGGTATCCAATTATTATTGCAGGTATTTGTTTTGTAATAGGGGCAATATATCTTGATGGTAAGGATAATAAAGTAAATGACTAATTTTTGATAAAGCATTTTAAAAAATTATAAAAAATGAATACAATAAAAAGACTTTTAGGCATTGTTTGGATTTTAATTGGAGCATTCGCTGTCTATTATTTAATCGTTAATCAAGCAATTGCACTCTGGAATAAAGGTGGCGAGAATATTATTCCTGCCGTAATTTATACAGTTATTTTATGCCCGATGATTGCAGGGGCACTCGGTACTTTTGGTATATATTCACTTCAGGGTGAGTTTGATAGCAAAGATTAATCATAATAAGTAAGGCTTAGGGTTTAATTGAGCAATGTATGCCAGTTGAGGATAATACCCAGTGGCATACATTCTTTTTTTTAGTCAAAGTTAACTATATTAATTTTGCAAAAATAGCTAAATTAATCTTTGAATAGTACCATAGTAGTAGTAGTTTAGTGCAACAAATTGAACACCCTAAATGAAGCAACAAAAAGCCATTGCAATTACTATTCTGTTAGTTTTTCTATTAAACATTCCAATAATATCATTGCTTAATAAACCGCTTTTTGTATTTGGAATTCCATTAGTTTATGTATATGTGTTTTCAATTTGGGCTTTTGCAATTATTGTAATTGCATGGATAGCTGAATCAAAAAATATTGAAGATACATCAGAACATGAATAGCTATATTTTAGGTCTCATATCAATTTATTATTTAGCTTTTTTGTTTCTGGTAGCTTATCGAGCAGAGCAAAAATCTAAGAACGATAAAAGTATTGTTAGTAATCCTAACATTTATGCACTTTCATTGGCAGTTTATTGCACCGCTTGGACTTTTTATGGTAGTGTCGGAAGGGCTTCAACTGATGGTTTAGATTTTCTAACGGTTTATATTGGGCCCACGATTGTTATGTTTTTAGCATTTCCGATACTAAGAAAAATTATCCGAATTTGTAAAAACCAACGTTTGACAAGTATTGCTGATTTTATTTCATCACGTTATGGCAAAAATCGTTCTTTGGGAGTGCTGGTAACCGTAATTTGCTTATTATCAGGTATTCCATATATAGCTTTACAACTTAAAGCCATCTCGAATAGCTTCGGTATTCTTACTAAAAATGTTGTGAATAATAATTTTTGGGCCGACCATACTTTTTACATAGTAATACTTTTAATACTATTTACTATTTTGTTTGGTACACGTAATGTAGAAGCAACTGAAAAGCATGAAGGGATGGTTACTGCTATTGCAGTAGAGTCGATTATTAAACTGATAGCTTTTTTATCAATTGGTATTTATGTAACCTATTGGTTGTTTGATGGTTTTGATGATATTTTTTTGAAAGCTAAAAACTTGCCATCAGCCCAAAATAATTTAATAATTGAAAAAAATACTGGACTATCGATGTGGTTTTGGCACACATTTTTAGCAACAATGGCCTTCATCTTTTTACCACGACAATTTCAGGTAGCAGTGGTTGAAAATGTAGATGAAAAATATATAAGCAGAGCAATGTGGCTTTTTCCATTATATATGCTTTTGATAAACATTTTTGTGCTACCTATAACTTTAGCTGGCGGAATTATTTTTGGTGAAAAGGCTAATTCTGATATGTTTGTTTTATCAATACCACTGAATTTTTCAAGTGAATTATTGGCAATTCTTACGTATATAGGTGGATTTTCGGCGGCAACTGGAATGATAATAGTCGAGACGATTGCGATAAGTGTCATGGTAAGTAATAATTTATTGATGCCAACATTTTTAGGGGTTTCAGCTTTTAAAGAGTTTATAAATAAAAATCCTAGTAGGTTTATTCAATATATTAGGCGTTTGGCTATTGCTCTCATCATTTCTCTTGGTTATTTCTATTATAAATTCATCACTGAGAAATATTCTCTTGTTTCAATAGGAATGACCGCCTTTGTGGTGGTTGCTCAATTTGCTCCTTCAGTTTTGGGCGGAATTTTTTGGAAGCGAGGTACACAAAAGGGAGCGATGGCAGGTTTGGTGGGCGGAACAGTGGTATGGTTTTTCACGCTTATTATTCCATCATTTGTGAGTTCGGGGGTTATTTCTGAACAAATTATGACAGAGGGCCTTTTTGGGATTAGTCTTTTAAAACCTTTTGAACTTTTTGGAATGGTGGGAATGGATAATATCGCACATGCGACTTTTTGGACACTATTTATCAATTCAATTCTTTACGTTTTTGGCTCTCTTTTTACTAAGCAGACATCTATTGAGCATAATCAGGCAGTATTGTTTGTAGATGTTTTTCAGTATTCTAAAGGAATTGAAAATTCGGTTATTTGGAAAGGAAAGGCTTTAGTTTCAGACATAAAGACTTTATTGGAAAGTTTTTTGGGAGCGGGTCGAACTGAAAGAATTGTAAGAGTATTTGCTACACGAAATAATATAAATCTTGATACACGCTATGCAGATGCTAGGTTTGTAAATTACGCCGAAAAATTATTATCAGGAATTGTTGGTACTGCTTCTGCAAGAATGATGGTTTCTTCAGTGGCCAAAGAAGAAGAAATATCTTTAAATGAAGTTGTTGAGATTTTAAAAAAATCACAAGAGTTGATGGCGGTAAATAAAGAATTAAAACAAAAATCGAATGAACTAAAGTTACTTACCGAGCAACTTCAATCAGCAAATGAGCAGTTGAAACTTACTGACAAGCTAAAAGATGATTTCTTGGCAACTGTAACGCATGAGATTCGAACACCATTAACTTCAATTAAAGCTTTATCGGAAATCTTGTATGATAATGAAGATATTGAACATGAAGAAAGACAGCATTTTTTAAATACGATAATAAAAGAATCTGATAGATTAAGTAGGTTGATAAACCAAGTTTTAGATTTAGAAAAATTTGAATCAGGCAAGGTCAGAATAGTTCAGGAGTCAATTAATTTTCAAGAAATCATCAATGATTCATTAGACTCAATTGAACAATTAGCCAAGGAAAAAGGGGTAAAAATAAAGACTGTTATTGATAAAAATTTGCCCAAACTTATAGGAGATAGAGACCGATTGATGCAAGTTATACTGAATTTACTCTCTAATGCTGTAAAATTCACAGAAGCTAATAAAGGCTTAATTACAATTACTGCATACAATGAAGAGAATAATTTGCTTTTTAATGTGATTGACGATGGAGCTGGAATAGCTAAAGAATATCAAGAATTAATATTTGATAAATTTTATCAGGCACATGACCAGACAATAAAAAAGCCTAAAGGTAGCGGTTTAGGACTTGCCATTTCTAAACGAATTATTGAACTCCATAATGGTAAAATTTGGGTAGAAAGCGAAGTAGGTAAGGGCACAAAGTTTTCATTTTCAATTCCAATAAATTAAAATTTAGTATAATCTAAGTATAAACATAGAACCCTATATAACAAGATACGACCATGAATATCCAAAAAAATATAAAAGTACTTATCGTTGATGATGAACCAAATATCTTGCTTTCATTAGAATTCTTAATGAAAAAGGAAGGATTCATTGTTTTTATTGCCAGAGATGGAGAAGAGGCCTTTGATATTATTAATCGTGAAAAACCAAGAATCGTTTTACTCGATATTATGATGCCAAAAGTCGATGGGTATGAAGTTTGTAAATTTATCAAAAGCAATAAAGATACCTCCGATACAAAGGTGGTTTTTTTGAGTGCGAAAAGTAAAGAAGCGGATATTGAGAAAGGATATAGCATTGGTGCTGATTTATATATTCCCAAGCCTTTTTCCACGAGAGATTTAGTTAAGAAAATTAATATGATGGCAGCGGGAGTGGTGGCGTAGTGCTGTAATAGAAATTATCCATCTGTGATATTCTATTATTCTTAAATTAACATTGTACAACAAAACTATAATAAAGTAATGAATTATGACTCATTTTACCAAAAAAGCATCGAGAATCCTGAAGCTTTTTGGGCCGAACAATCTGATAAAATTGCATGGTTTAAAAAGCCAACTCAAATATTATCAACAGATAAGAATGGCTTTTATCGTTGGTTTGCGGGAGGTGAGTTAAATACCTGTTATTTATCAGTTGACTATCATATTGAGCAAGGAAGAGGAAATCAAACTGCATTGATATATGATTCTGCAGCAACTAATTCTATTATAAAATATACTTATAACGAAATTAAAGAAGAGGTTTCGAAAATTGCTGGAGCACTGAGAGATTTAGGTATAGAAAAAGGAGATACTGTGGTAATTTATATGCCTATGGTACCCGAAGCTGCCTTCTCAATGTTGGCTTGTGCTCGATTAGGTGCTGTTCACTCAGTAGTATTTGGTGGTTTTGCACCGCACGAATTAGCAATCAGAATTGATGATGCCAAGCCCAATGTAATTATTTCTGCTTCTTGTGGAATTGAGTTTGATAAAATTATCCCTTATAAACCCTTACTTGATGAAGCAATTCACTTAGCTGAGTTTAAGCCGAAAAATTGTTTGGTTCTGCAAAGACCCATGTGCCATGCCAACTTAGTAGGAGAAAGAGATATAGATTTTGCTACAATGGTTGCTCAGTCAAAACCGGCTGATTGTGTTCCTGTTGATGCTACTGACCCACTTTATGTACTTTATACATCAGGAACAACAGGAAAGCCTAAAGGTATTGTTAGAGATAACGGAGGGCATGCCGTTGCAATGAACTTCTCAATGAAATATATCTATGATTTGAATCCAAAAGATGTTTTTTGGGCAGCTTCAGATGTGGGTTGGGTTGTAGGACATTCATACATTGTTTATGCACCTTTAATTTATGGTTGTACCACAGTTTTTTTTGAAGGAAAACCAATAAAAACACCAGATGCTGGTACTTTTTGGCGTGTCATTGATGAACACAAAGTAAAAGTTTTCTTTACCGCACCTACCGCATTTAGAGCGATTAAAAAAGAGGATTCTGAAGCGAAGTTGAAAGAAAAATACGATACATCATCCTTAAAGACTATCTTTGTTGCTGGCGAACGATGCGACCCACCAACTTTAGAATGGCTTCAACAAATTGCACAAGTGCCAATAATCGACCACTGGTGGCAAACCGAAAGTGGTTGGGGAATTGTTGCCAATATGATGGGAGTAGAGCAGTTTCCTGTAAAAGCTGGTTCGGCTACAAAACCAGTTTGTGGTTTTGATGTACAAATTTTAGGAGAAAATGGTCAGAAATTAGGGCCAAATGAAGAAGGTTATGTTTGTATCAAGCTGCCACTTCCACCTAGCTGCTTACCTACACTATGGAATGATGACGACAGATTCCGTAGTTCATATCTCAATAAATTTGAGGGTTATTATTTAACAGGCGATGGTGGATACATCGACGAAGAAGGCTATGTATTTATCATGGGCCGTGTTGATGATGTGATAAATGTGGCAGGGCATCGACTTTCAACGGGCGAAATGGAAGAAATTGTAGGGTCTCATAAAGCAGTTGCGGAATGTGCAGTAGTAGGAATTGCAGATGAGCTACGTGGACAGCGACCATTAGGTTTAGTAGTTTTGAAGGATGGGATTGAGATTTCAGAAGAAGTTCTTGAAGAGCAATTAATAAAATTGATACGAGACCAAATTGGTGCAGTGGCATTCTTCCGAAATGCAATCCTTGTAAAACGTTTGCCTAAAACTCGTTCGGGTAAGATTTTACGTAAAACTATTCGACAACTTGTTGATGGTGAGCAATTTACAATACCGTCAACGATTGATGATGTAAGTATTCTTAGTGAAATTGAATTGTGTATGAGAAATAGAAAAATTGGAGTTTTTCAATAAAAAAACGGTCTCTTTTCTAAAAAATATTTAAATAAAT harbors:
- a CDS encoding propionyl-CoA synthetase yields the protein MNIVQQNYNKVMNYDSFYQKSIENPEAFWAEQSDKIAWFKKPTQILSTDKNGFYRWFAGGELNTCYLSVDYHIEQGRGNQTALIYDSAATNSIIKYTYNEIKEEVSKIAGALRDLGIEKGDTVVIYMPMVPEAAFSMLACARLGAVHSVVFGGFAPHELAIRIDDAKPNVIISASCGIEFDKIIPYKPLLDEAIHLAEFKPKNCLVLQRPMCHANLVGERDIDFATMVAQSKPADCVPVDATDPLYVLYTSGTTGKPKGIVRDNGGHAVAMNFSMKYIYDLNPKDVFWAASDVGWVVGHSYIVYAPLIYGCTTVFFEGKPIKTPDAGTFWRVIDEHKVKVFFTAPTAFRAIKKEDSEAKLKEKYDTSSLKTIFVAGERCDPPTLEWLQQIAQVPIIDHWWQTESGWGIVANMMGVEQFPVKAGSATKPVCGFDVQILGENGQKLGPNEEGYVCIKLPLPPSCLPTLWNDDDRFRSSYLNKFEGYYLTGDGGYIDEEGYVFIMGRVDDVINVAGHRLSTGEMEEIVGSHKAVAECAVVGIADELRGQRPLGLVVLKDGIEISEEVLEEQLIKLIRDQIGAVAFFRNAILVKRLPKTRSGKILRKTIRQLVDGEQFTIPSTIDDVSILSEIELCMRNRKIGVFQ
- a CDS encoding DUF6814 family protein; translated protein: MNTIKRLLGIVWILIGAFAVYYLIVNQAIALWNKGGENIIPAVIYTVILCPMIAGALGTFGIYSLQGEFDSKD
- a CDS encoding ATP-binding protein, whose protein sequence is MNSYILGLISIYYLAFLFLVAYRAEQKSKNDKSIVSNPNIYALSLAVYCTAWTFYGSVGRASTDGLDFLTVYIGPTIVMFLAFPILRKIIRICKNQRLTSIADFISSRYGKNRSLGVLVTVICLLSGIPYIALQLKAISNSFGILTKNVVNNNFWADHTFYIVILLILFTILFGTRNVEATEKHEGMVTAIAVESIIKLIAFLSIGIYVTYWLFDGFDDIFLKAKNLPSAQNNLIIEKNTGLSMWFWHTFLATMAFIFLPRQFQVAVVENVDEKYISRAMWLFPLYMLLINIFVLPITLAGGIIFGEKANSDMFVLSIPLNFSSELLAILTYIGGFSAATGMIIVETIAISVMVSNNLLMPTFLGVSAFKEFINKNPSRFIQYIRRLAIALIISLGYFYYKFITEKYSLVSIGMTAFVVVAQFAPSVLGGIFWKRGTQKGAMAGLVGGTVVWFFTLIIPSFVSSGVISEQIMTEGLFGISLLKPFELFGMVGMDNIAHATFWTLFINSILYVFGSLFTKQTSIEHNQAVLFVDVFQYSKGIENSVIWKGKALVSDIKTLLESFLGAGRTERIVRVFATRNNINLDTRYADARFVNYAEKLLSGIVGTASARMMVSSVAKEEEISLNEVVEILKKSQELMAVNKELKQKSNELKLLTEQLQSANEQLKLTDKLKDDFLATVTHEIRTPLTSIKALSEILYDNEDIEHEERQHFLNTIIKESDRLSRLINQVLDLEKFESGKVRIVQESINFQEIINDSLDSIEQLAKEKGVKIKTVIDKNLPKLIGDRDRLMQVILNLLSNAVKFTEANKGLITITAYNEENNLLFNVIDDGAGIAKEYQELIFDKFYQAHDQTIKKPKGSGLGLAISKRIIELHNGKIWVESEVGKGTKFSFSIPIN
- a CDS encoding MFS transporter; translated protein: MSDKKSSMFSIIGASSVGTMIEWYDFYIFGSLATIISTKFFPAGPGSETLSFLSTLATFAAGFVVRPFGALFFGRLGDLIGRKYTFMVTLLLMGSATFIIGCIPSYETIGVAAPLLVLLLRLLQGLALGGEYGGAATYVAEHSPTNERGYMTSWIQITATAGLIVSLIVIAITKISMSKESFEEFGWRIPFLFSIVMVGVSYIIRRNMHESPLFSKAKAEGKTSTNPLKESFGKKLNFKFVLLALLGVTMGQGVVWYTGQFYAMSFVEKIMNVPKEQVDSIMIWGLCLGTPFFVVFGWLSDRIGRKWIMLAGMLVAILSYRSIYSKMYDTADIKKKTEILEKTTSIAELKENKKNKNGGVDSVYTVTKAFTDGTTYKEVKTKTLKNGVVEINEKDGKPIVEIKKTVTINDTDKWTLIWLIFVQMLFVTMVYGPVAAFLVEMFPTKIRYTSMSLPYHIGNGIFGGLLPAIATFLVSNATKLNTDAVEAGLPKIVEQPYLEGLWYPIIIAGICFVIGAIYLDGKDNKVND
- a CDS encoding response regulator translates to MNIQKNIKVLIVDDEPNILLSLEFLMKKEGFIVFIARDGEEAFDIINREKPRIVLLDIMMPKVDGYEVCKFIKSNKDTSDTKVVFLSAKSKEADIEKGYSIGADLYIPKPFSTRDLVKKINMMAAGVVA